In the genome of Olsenella profusa DSM 13989, one region contains:
- a CDS encoding PTS sugar transporter subunit IIB, producing the protein MGKRYSITALCGMGLGTSSLARMAIMDYAKSRGIDANVTVADIGSVKGITSDIIITTKSMASHIPNSVSEQSTVILVTNLIKKDEINSKLDEYFSSISS; encoded by the coding sequence ATGGGAAAGAGATATAGCATCACCGCACTCTGTGGCATGGGGCTTGGCACGAGTAGTCTTGCTCGCATGGCAATCATGGATTATGCCAAGAGCCGTGGAATTGATGCGAACGTGACCGTCGCTGACATTGGTAGCGTCAAGGGAATCACGAGCGACATCATCATAACCACTAAGAGTATGGCGAGCCATATTCCCAACTCTGTGAGCGAGCAATCCACCGTCATTCTCGTTACGAACCTCATCAAGAAGGATGAAATCAACTCGAAGTTGGACGAGTACTTCTCCTCAATCAGCTCATAG
- a CDS encoding PTS sugar transporter subunit IIA, whose product MLENWLNKECIALNVDAQDCRQAIQVGGDLLVANGKAEKSFVAAMIDAVTELGPYMVVAPGIAIPHARPESGAKAVALSLVTLKNPVSFGNPENDPVWLVTCLCALDSESHIELLQRLVNLLADDEAVSQIRNSKDIEYVMNLISKY is encoded by the coding sequence ATGCTTGAGAACTGGTTGAATAAAGAGTGTATCGCCCTGAATGTTGATGCCCAGGATTGTCGTCAGGCAATACAGGTCGGTGGAGACCTCCTTGTTGCAAATGGAAAGGCAGAGAAATCATTCGTTGCTGCCATGATTGATGCTGTTACCGAATTAGGGCCGTACATGGTTGTCGCCCCTGGGATTGCGATTCCCCACGCACGTCCCGAAAGTGGTGCCAAGGCAGTTGCCCTCAGCCTGGTGACATTAAAAAATCCGGTTAGCTTTGGCAATCCGGAAAATGACCCCGTGTGGCTCGTGACCTGCCTGTGTGCATTGGATTCGGAGTCACATATCGAACTCCTGCAGCGCCTTGTAAACCTCCTTGCTGACGATGAAGCGGTGAGTCAGATAAGAAATTCTAAGGATATTGAATATGTTATGAATTTGATTTCAAAGTATTAG